The genomic stretch CTTCGCCATTCCGGCCGAGGACATCTTCATCGACCTGCTGACCGACTCCGGCACCAGCGCCATGAGCGACAACCAGTGGGCCGGGATCATGCACGGCGACGAATCCTACGCCGGTGGCCGCAACTTCTTCCACCTCCAGGACGTGGTGCGGAAGATCTTCGGCTACGAGCACTTCATCCCCACCCACCAGGGCCGCGTGGCGGAAAACCTGCTCTTCTCCACCCTGCTCAGCCCGGGCAAGGTGGTGCCCAACAACATCCACTTCGATACCACGCGCGCCAACGTGCAGGCCAACGGCGGCCTGGCGCTGGACTGCGCGGCCAAGGTGGCCTACTGCCCGGACGAGGAGCATCCCTTCAAGGGCAACATGGACGTGGAGCTGCTCGAGAAGGCGATCCTCGAGCACGGCGTGGCCAACATCCCGGTGGTGATGCTCACCATCACCAACAACTCCGGCGGCGGCCAGCCCGTCAGCATGGAGAACGTGCGCCAGGTGAGCGCCCTGCTGCACAAGTACGGCATCCCGCTGTTCTTCGATGCCTGCCGCTTCGCCGAGAACTGCTGGTTCATCAAGCAGCGCGAGCCGGGCTACCAGGACAAGAGCGTGCTGGAGATCGCCCAGGAGCTGTTCAGCTACGGCGACGGCTGCACCATGAGCGCCAAGAAGGACGCGCTGGTGAACATCGGCGGCTTCCTCTGCACCAACGACGGCGAGCTGGCCCTGCGCATCAAGACCAAGCTCATCCTCATCGAGGGCTTCCCGACCTACGGCGGCCTGGCCGGCCGCGACCTGGAGGCCATCGCCCGCGGGCTGGAGGAGGTGGTGGACGAGGACTATCTAGCCTATCGCGTGGGCCAGGTCAAGGGCCTGGCCGACGAGCTGGAGGCCAACGGCATTCCCTTCATCAAACCGGCCGGCGGCCACGCCGTCTACCTCAACGCCAAGAAGTTCCTGCCGCACATCCCGCCGGAGCAGTTCCCGGGCCAGTCCCTGGCGGTGGAACTCTACCGCGAGGGCGGCGTGCGCGCCTGCGAGATCGGCAGCCTGATGTTCGGCGCCACGGAGGCTCCGGAGATGGAGCTGGTGCGGCTGGCCATTCCGCGCCGCGTCTACACCAGCGCCCACATGCAGTTCGTGGCGGACGTGCTGTGTCGCATCGCCGAGCGGAAGGAGAGCCTGCGCGGCTACCGGATCGTCTGGCAACCGCCCGTGCTGCGCCACTTCATGGCCAAACTGGAGCCCGTGGCCTGAGCGCCGCGATCCCAGCCGCGCGTCCCATCCGGGGCGTGCTCTTCGACATGGACGGCGTGCTGATCGACTCGCAGCCCAATCACGTGCGCGCCTGGCAGACGGTGTTCGCCCGGCGCGGCGTGGAGCTGGATCCCTACCTGCCCCTGCAGCGCGAGGGCGAGAAGGCGCTGGACACCTGCGGCTGGATCTGCGCCCAGGTGGGGCTGGCGCTCAGCTTGGCGGAGCGCGCGGAGTTGGTGGCCGAGAAGCGGAGCTACTTCCGCTCGCTTGCCGGCACGCTGCCCTTTCCGGAGGTGGCGGACGTCCTGGCCGGGTTGGCGGAACGCGGCATTCCGGCGGCCCTGGTGACGGGCTCCACGGTGGTCAACGCCCGGGCGATGATTCCCACGGAGATGTGGCGGATGTTCGCCGCGCACATCGCCGCGGAGGACGTGACACAAGGCAAGCCGCATCCCGAGGGCTACCGCAAGGGCTGCGCGGCGCTGGGGCTGGACCCGGTCGACTGCTTGGCCGTGGAGAACGCGCCCTTCGGCATCCAGGCCGCCCGGGCGGCGGGTTGCCGCGTGCTGGCCCTGACCACCACCCTGCCGGCCGAGCTGCTGGCGGGCGCGGACGAGATCAGCGACCGGCATCTGCGCGTGCTGGAGCTCATCGATGAAGACCGGACAATACCACAGAGACACGGAGGCACGGCCGAAGGATCGGCGTGAAGGCGCACAGCGGGACTGTGCCTCTGTGCCTCTGTGTTGAATGGGACAAGGTTAGCAGGGAGCGGACATGAACAGCATGGTGACCATCGACCGGCACATCCTCGAGGAAGAGAAGAGCGTGCCGGGCGCCACGGGCGCCTTTTCCGACCTGATCTACAGCATCGCCCTGGCGGGGAAGATCATCAACCGCGAAGTCAGCCGCGCCGGGTTGATCAACCTGCTGGGCAAGACCGGCGGAGTCAACGTGCAGGGCGAGACGGTCGCCAAGCTGGACGACTACGCCAACGACGTGCTGGTGAACACGCTCAGCCAGGGCGGGCGCGTCTGCGTCATCGGCTCCGAGGAGTGCGCCGAGGTGATCCATCCGCCCAACGTGGGCAAGGACGCCAAGTACGTCGTGCACTTCGACCCGCTGGATGGCAGCTCCAACATCGACGCCAACGTCAGCATCGGCACCATCTTCTCCATCAGCGAACGTGTCACGCCGCTGAACACGACGCCCACCGAGGAGGACGTGCTGCAGCCCGGCACGCGGATGATCGGCGCGGGCTACATCGTCTACGGCAGCTCCACCGTCATGGTCTACACGACCAAGAAGGGCACGGTGAACGGCTTCACGCTGGATCCCAGCGTGGGCGAATTCCTGCGCAGCCACCAGAACATCCGCACGCCGACCCGGGGCAAGATCCTCAGCTGCAACGTGGGCCACAGCCAGTACTGGGAGCCGGCCGTGGACCGCTTCATCCGCCAGGTCACCACGGAGGACAAGGAAGCGGGCCTGCCCTACACGCTGCGCTACATCGGCAGCCTGGTGGCCGACGTGCATCGCAACCTGCTTTACGGCGGGATCTTCCTCTATCCGCCCAACGTGCGCGGCAGCCTGCACCGCGGCAAGTTGCGCCTGCTCTACGAGGCCAACCCGCTGGCCATGGTGGTGGAGAACGCCGGCGGCCTGGCCTCCACGGGCGCGGGCCGCGTGCTGGATCTGCAGCCCACGGCCCTGCACCAGCGCACGCCGCTCTACATCGGCAGCCGCGACGACGTGCTGGAAATCGAGCGCCTTATCCGCGAACAGGCGCCGGAGGAGCGGGGCTGAGCATGACCCTATGATTCCGGAGTCCGGCGGGCCGGAGGAGCGAGGCTGAGCGGGATTGTGCTGTGCCGATGGACGGCACCGGCTGGTTTGGAATCGCCACTGCGCAGAAGCCCCCGACCCACGGGGGCTTCTGCTCTCAGGACGGGCTCGCGGAGCTGGGTCTGTTAGACTGGCATGAAGCTCAGGCGGTGCGCCGCGCGAGTCCGGACGCCGCCCCGAAGTCCTTGAGGCGCCTTGGGGCTGGCCGGTTTTTCCCTACATTTGCACAGCAAACGCGCAAGGGAAATCTCCCGGGTGCGCGAAAACGGTCAAGACACGAGGAGAACCGTTCGTGGCAAGCAAGCAGATGGTCTATTTCTTTGGCGACGGCAAAGCCGATGGCAACGCCGGCATGAAGGAAATCCTGGGCGGCAAGGGCGCCAACCTGGCGGAGATGAACCGCATCGGCGTGCCCGTCCCCGCGGGCTTCACGATCTCCACCGAGGTCTGCAAGCTCTTCGAGAAGACGGACGTCCAGGCCCCCAAGTGGCTGGTGAGCGAAGTCTACGCCAACCTGAAAAAGGTCGAGCAGGCCATGGGCGCCGTGTTCGGCGATGCCAAGAACCCGCTGCTGGTCTCCGTGCGTTCCGGCGCGCGCGACAGCATGCCCGGCATGATGGACACCATCCTCAACCTGGGCCTCAACGACAAGACCGTGGAGGCGCTGGCCGCCCGCACGGGCAACCCGCGCTTCGCCTGGGACAGCTACCGCCGCTTCGTCAGCATGTACGGCGACGTGGTGATGGGCATGCCCGAGGATCACAAGACCCACCGCGATCCCTTCGAGGTCCTGCTGGAGAAGAAGAAGGAGCAGCGCAAGGTCAAGTTCGACAACGAACTCACCGCCGAGGATTGGAAGGACCTGGTCGGCCAGTTCAAGGCCGCCATCCTCAAGGCCACGGGCAAGGCCTTCCCGGACGATCCCCGCGCGCAGCTCTGGGGCGCCATCAAGGCCGTGTTCGACAGCTGGC from Candidatus Delongbacteria bacterium encodes the following:
- the fbp gene encoding class 1 fructose-bisphosphatase, whose protein sequence is MNSMVTIDRHILEEEKSVPGATGAFSDLIYSIALAGKIINREVSRAGLINLLGKTGGVNVQGETVAKLDDYANDVLVNTLSQGGRVCVIGSEECAEVIHPPNVGKDAKYVVHFDPLDGSSNIDANVSIGTIFSISERVTPLNTTPTEEDVLQPGTRMIGAGYIVYGSSTVMVYTTKKGTVNGFTLDPSVGEFLRSHQNIRTPTRGKILSCNVGHSQYWEPAVDRFIRQVTTEDKEAGLPYTLRYIGSLVADVHRNLLYGGIFLYPPNVRGSLHRGKLRLLYEANPLAMVVENAGGLASTGAGRVLDLQPTALHQRTPLYIGSRDDVLEIERLIREQAPEERG
- a CDS encoding tryptophanase, which translates into the protein MEFPAEPFRIKVVERIKRTTREERERKIAEAGYNVFAIPAEDIFIDLLTDSGTSAMSDNQWAGIMHGDESYAGGRNFFHLQDVVRKIFGYEHFIPTHQGRVAENLLFSTLLSPGKVVPNNIHFDTTRANVQANGGLALDCAAKVAYCPDEEHPFKGNMDVELLEKAILEHGVANIPVVMLTITNNSGGGQPVSMENVRQVSALLHKYGIPLFFDACRFAENCWFIKQREPGYQDKSVLEIAQELFSYGDGCTMSAKKDALVNIGGFLCTNDGELALRIKTKLILIEGFPTYGGLAGRDLEAIARGLEEVVDEDYLAYRVGQVKGLADELEANGIPFIKPAGGHAVYLNAKKFLPHIPPEQFPGQSLAVELYREGGVRACEIGSLMFGATEAPEMELVRLAIPRRVYTSAHMQFVADVLCRIAERKESLRGYRIVWQPPVLRHFMAKLEPVA
- a CDS encoding HAD family phosphatase; this encodes MLFDMDGVLIDSQPNHVRAWQTVFARRGVELDPYLPLQREGEKALDTCGWICAQVGLALSLAERAELVAEKRSYFRSLAGTLPFPEVADVLAGLAERGIPAALVTGSTVVNARAMIPTEMWRMFAAHIAAEDVTQGKPHPEGYRKGCAALGLDPVDCLAVENAPFGIQAARAAGCRVLALTTTLPAELLAGADEISDRHLRVLELIDEDRTIPQRHGGTAEGSA